One Micromonospora sp. WMMD812 genomic window carries:
- a CDS encoding GNAT family N-acetyltransferase — protein MTGVLVRPATPADFPAIARLTLAAYEADGQLKGEHGYGTVLADVATRAAAGEVLVAVDEAGAVLGSVTFVLAGSRFAELSGPGEAEFRMLAVDPAAQGRGAGAALALACVARAGELGCSAVVICVRSGMAETAQRLYERLGFVRTPEKDWSPVPGVRLLGLRLELPRP, from the coding sequence TTGACCGGCGTGCTGGTCCGCCCCGCGACCCCGGCCGACTTCCCCGCGATCGCCCGGCTGACCCTGGCGGCCTACGAGGCGGACGGGCAGCTCAAGGGCGAACACGGCTACGGCACGGTGCTCGCCGACGTGGCGACCCGGGCGGCGGCCGGCGAGGTGCTGGTCGCCGTGGACGAGGCCGGAGCGGTCCTCGGCTCGGTCACGTTCGTGCTCGCCGGCAGCCGCTTCGCCGAGCTGTCCGGCCCGGGCGAGGCGGAGTTCCGGATGCTGGCCGTCGACCCGGCCGCCCAGGGGCGGGGCGCCGGTGCGGCGCTCGCCCTCGCCTGCGTCGCCCGCGCCGGCGAGCTGGGCTGCTCGGCCGTGGTGATCTGCGTACGCAGCGGGATGGCCGAGACGGCCCAGCGGCTCTACGAGCGGCTCGGCTTCGTCCGGACCCCGGAGAAGGACTGGTCGCCGGTCCCCGGCGTGCGGCTGCTCGGCCTGCGCCTGGAGCTGCCCCGACCCTGA
- a CDS encoding MDR family MFS transporter has translation MTQATQAAARPNVRVVLFGLMIAMMLAMLDNMIVSTALPRIVGDFGGLDHFTWVVTAYVLGTTVSTPIWGKLGDLYGRKSVFLTSVGIFLVGSALCGMAGSGFLGGPGDGMVQLIAFRAVQGLGAGGLMVGVMAIIGDMVPPRERGRYQGMIAGIMAIAMVAGPLVGGFITDHLSWRWAFYVNLPLGGVALAVLITTMHLPKYRTEHRIDWLGAALLSVGITAIVLITTWGGNEYDWASGQILALAALAVVALVAFGFVERRAAEPILPLGLFANRNFALISVIGFLLGFAMFGAMNFLPLYQQTVQGASATNSGLLLLPLMFGMLVVSLLIGRAITRTGRYRAYPIVGGVVMTAGMGLLTMLDVTTSKVESSLFMIVLGVGMGFLMQTSMLIAQNSVEQKDLGAASGAATFFRSIGGSFGISLFGAIFANRLADSGAGAAFGGGGSGAGMDLEKLKELPAQTRELVLGGLADAISHVFWWAVLFTVAVPVLAWFIKEIPLRTANEAPAQATPEEEAEVALGKAPVA, from the coding sequence ATGACTCAGGCAACGCAGGCCGCCGCACGACCCAACGTACGGGTCGTGCTCTTCGGCCTGATGATCGCGATGATGCTCGCGATGCTCGACAACATGATCGTCAGCACCGCGCTGCCGCGGATCGTGGGCGATTTCGGTGGCCTCGACCACTTCACCTGGGTGGTCACCGCCTACGTGCTGGGCACCACCGTCTCCACACCGATCTGGGGCAAGCTCGGCGACCTCTACGGCCGCAAGTCGGTCTTCCTCACCTCGGTCGGCATCTTCCTCGTCGGCTCCGCGCTGTGCGGCATGGCCGGCTCCGGATTCCTCGGTGGCCCGGGCGACGGCATGGTGCAGCTGATCGCCTTCCGGGCGGTCCAGGGCCTCGGCGCCGGTGGCCTGATGGTCGGCGTGATGGCGATCATCGGTGACATGGTCCCGCCCCGGGAGCGCGGGCGCTACCAGGGCATGATCGCCGGCATCATGGCGATCGCCATGGTGGCCGGTCCGCTGGTCGGCGGCTTCATCACCGACCACCTCTCCTGGCGTTGGGCGTTCTACGTCAACCTGCCGCTCGGCGGCGTCGCGCTGGCGGTGCTGATCACGACCATGCACCTGCCGAAGTACCGCACCGAGCACCGGATCGACTGGCTCGGCGCGGCGCTGCTCTCGGTCGGCATCACCGCGATCGTGCTGATCACCACCTGGGGCGGCAACGAGTACGACTGGGCCTCCGGCCAGATCCTCGCCCTGGCCGCGCTCGCCGTGGTGGCTCTGGTCGCGTTCGGCTTCGTCGAGCGGCGGGCGGCCGAGCCGATTCTGCCGTTGGGCCTCTTCGCCAACCGCAACTTCGCGCTGATCTCGGTGATCGGCTTCCTGCTCGGCTTCGCGATGTTCGGCGCGATGAACTTCCTGCCGCTCTACCAGCAGACGGTGCAGGGCGCCTCGGCCACCAACAGCGGCCTGCTGCTGCTCCCGCTGATGTTCGGCATGCTGGTGGTCTCGCTGCTCATCGGCCGGGCGATCACCCGGACCGGGCGCTACCGGGCGTACCCGATCGTCGGCGGCGTCGTGATGACCGCCGGCATGGGTCTGCTGACCATGCTGGACGTGACGACCAGCAAGGTCGAATCCTCGCTCTTCATGATCGTGCTGGGCGTCGGCATGGGTTTCCTCATGCAGACCTCGATGCTGATCGCGCAGAACAGCGTGGAGCAGAAGGACCTCGGCGCGGCGAGCGGCGCGGCCACCTTCTTCCGCTCGATCGGCGGCTCGTTCGGCATCTCGCTGTTCGGCGCGATCTTCGCCAACCGGCTCGCCGACTCTGGGGCGGGCGCGGCGTTCGGCGGCGGCGGGAGCGGCGCCGGGATGGACCTGGAGAAGCTCAAGGAACTGCCGGCGCAGACCCGCGAGCTGGTCCTCGGCGGTCTCGCCGACGCCATCTCGCACGTCTTCTGGTGGGCGGTGCTCTTCACCGTGGCGGTGCCGGTGCTCGCCTGGTTCATCAAGGAGATCCCGCTGCGTACCGCCAACGAGGCGCCCGCGCAGGCCACCCCGGAGGAGGAGGCCGAGGTAGCCCTGGGCAAGGCCCCGGTAGCCTGA
- a CDS encoding tetratricopeptide repeat protein, with amino-acid sequence MPEDDRALSAAEELALARLAIDEGDLDHAAGHVAGALVQAPTLPEVHEALARLAAADGGGVELFPLNHHAFVGAVVARAHLLAAAGHPGDGLDLLVAATGYAPQTDWAGVPWVTAPELAERLAPEHAARILMQVCAALPDPVPRAGRPALAAYLTLARNAVTVHPEHGLLLGAASALARRVGEVALAIRWASRGVRAQPSKMGEVWLGYAYRSAGRTREALAALGRAVGHDPDDLAVYADIAGTLADTGRLDEALEWIDRALARDPSFDCAVHTAHRLRFQRDGEVAHLVALADFVRDHPDDTHEHGDLAECCRSRPWLGQVTPATGPAVDALRRAVVGDHGDLGDAVRLAAPAPPSALRTVATAVPGLRIEMAGVVEPDAREPRRPGVRPLWRYDGTSVAPAVPAPSSTAAERIRQLVHPAWPHPPAAYDAAVGLATLELADLVGLLAHPPEPPATAVGRVLAGQDPSLWVRCVQVWACLGLLHHRTDEPWDSSTRRRVLLDLVWGVEDWVTEAALFALVTAAWVDPAVRPEVAGVVAERLADAAAVARVRPMPVAASLAHLALATPDLDRETATLAAELIGGGLGVPRPRNPLARLWQRLTAPLRRP; translated from the coding sequence GGGGGCGTCGAGCTCTTCCCGCTGAACCACCACGCCTTCGTCGGCGCGGTGGTCGCCCGCGCCCACCTGCTCGCCGCCGCCGGCCATCCGGGCGATGGGCTGGACCTGCTCGTCGCGGCCACCGGGTACGCGCCGCAGACCGACTGGGCCGGTGTGCCCTGGGTGACCGCCCCCGAGCTGGCCGAACGGCTCGCGCCGGAGCACGCCGCGCGGATCCTCATGCAGGTCTGCGCCGCGCTGCCGGACCCGGTGCCGCGCGCCGGCCGGCCGGCGCTGGCCGCGTACCTCACGCTGGCCCGCAACGCGGTCACCGTCCACCCCGAGCACGGGCTTCTGCTGGGCGCGGCGTCCGCGCTGGCCCGGCGGGTCGGCGAGGTCGCGCTCGCGATCCGGTGGGCCAGCCGGGGCGTCCGCGCGCAGCCGTCGAAGATGGGCGAGGTGTGGCTCGGGTACGCGTACCGCAGCGCCGGCCGGACCCGGGAGGCGCTCGCGGCGCTCGGCCGAGCGGTCGGGCACGACCCCGACGACCTCGCCGTCTACGCGGACATCGCCGGCACCCTGGCGGACACCGGCCGACTCGACGAGGCACTGGAGTGGATCGACCGGGCGCTGGCCCGTGACCCGTCCTTCGACTGCGCGGTGCACACGGCGCACCGGCTGCGCTTCCAGCGGGACGGCGAGGTGGCACACCTGGTCGCGCTCGCCGACTTCGTCCGGGACCACCCGGACGACACGCACGAGCACGGCGACCTTGCCGAGTGTTGCCGGAGCCGGCCGTGGCTGGGGCAGGTCACCCCCGCGACCGGGCCGGCGGTCGACGCGCTGCGCCGGGCGGTCGTCGGCGATCACGGCGATCTCGGCGACGCCGTACGCCTGGCGGCCCCGGCCCCGCCGAGCGCGCTGCGCACGGTCGCGACGGCGGTGCCCGGGCTGCGGATCGAGATGGCCGGGGTCGTCGAGCCGGACGCGCGCGAGCCGCGACGGCCCGGCGTCCGCCCGCTCTGGCGCTACGACGGGACGAGCGTGGCGCCCGCGGTCCCGGCGCCGTCGTCGACGGCGGCCGAGCGGATCCGCCAGCTGGTGCACCCGGCCTGGCCGCACCCGCCGGCCGCCTACGACGCGGCGGTCGGGCTGGCCACCCTGGAGCTGGCGGACCTGGTCGGGCTGCTGGCGCACCCGCCCGAGCCGCCGGCCACGGCGGTCGGCCGGGTGCTGGCCGGGCAGGACCCGTCGCTCTGGGTCCGCTGCGTGCAGGTCTGGGCCTGCCTCGGCCTGCTGCACCACCGCACGGACGAACCGTGGGACTCGTCCACCCGGCGCCGGGTGCTGCTCGACCTGGTCTGGGGCGTGGAGGACTGGGTCACCGAGGCGGCGCTCTTCGCCCTGGTCACCGCCGCCTGGGTCGATCCGGCGGTACGCCCCGAGGTGGCCGGGGTGGTGGCCGAACGGCTCGCCGACGCGGCGGCGGTGGCCCGGGTACGCCCGATGCCCGTCGCCGCCTCGCTGGCCCATCTGGCCCTGGCCACCCCCGACCTGGACCGGGAGACGGCCACGCTCGCCGCCGAACTGATCGGCGGGGGGCTCGGCGTCCCGCGCCCGCGCAATCCGCTCGCCCGCCTCTGGCAGCGCCTGACCGCCCCCCTCCGCCGCCCCTGA
- a CDS encoding TetR/AcrR family transcriptional regulator, with translation MRESSGGTRERIQAVALELFTEQGYEKTSLREIAERLNVTKAALYYHFKSKDEIVTSFVTDRVERIDALVAWAESQPATRETRRELIAQYADTMFAGDHPSVMRFFEQNQTVLKSLAAGQQMRGRMMRLASELCRGDDSPAAQLRAALSLFAVHTSWFAVRTPDITDAERRKIALEVADELLARIGQPADGDTAAGRPPEGGPADSQSADRG, from the coding sequence GTGAGGGAGAGCAGCGGCGGCACGCGGGAACGGATCCAGGCCGTTGCGCTGGAACTCTTCACCGAACAGGGGTACGAGAAGACCTCGCTGCGGGAGATCGCCGAGCGGCTGAACGTGACGAAGGCCGCGCTCTACTACCACTTCAAGAGCAAGGACGAGATCGTCACCAGCTTCGTGACCGACCGGGTGGAGCGGATCGACGCGCTGGTCGCCTGGGCCGAGTCACAGCCGGCCACCCGCGAGACGCGGCGGGAACTGATCGCCCAGTACGCCGACACGATGTTCGCCGGCGACCATCCCTCGGTGATGCGGTTCTTCGAGCAGAACCAGACGGTGCTCAAGAGCCTCGCGGCCGGGCAGCAGATGCGCGGCCGGATGATGCGACTGGCCAGCGAACTCTGCCGCGGCGACGACTCCCCCGCGGCCCAGCTGCGCGCCGCGCTCTCGCTCTTCGCGGTGCACACCAGTTGGTTCGCCGTCCGGACGCCGGACATCACCGACGCCGAGCGCCGGAAGATCGCGCTCGAGGTGGCCGACGAACTGCTCGCGCGAATCGGCCAGCCGGCCGACGGCGACACGGCGGCGGGCCGCCCGCCGGAGGGCGGGCCGGCGGACTCCCAGTCGGCGGACCGCGGCTGA